The DNA region ACTGACGTCGATATTGGCTCCACTGTTTATCTTGCCATTGCGATACCGAGCGCATGCTATCACCTTGGCGGATCAACATGTCGCCACTGTCGATGGTTTCAAAGCCACCAATGATATTAAGTAAAGTACTTTTCCCGCTGCCACTAGGGCCTGTGAGTGCAATCGTTTGACCTTGCTGCAGGGTAAGGTTTACTTGTTGTAGTACTGGATGAAATGACTCACCATCACGAAACCCTTTACTGATGTTCTCTAAGGTGACGATGCTTGTCATAGTCGCTCCATCTTTTAATAAACTGACTTAACTGAATAATGTTATCAATAATATACGCGATATAAGTGGTTTTTGTTCAAAAATAAAAAAAGCGAACCAATGGCTCGCTTAATTAAAGTAAAACAGTGAATTAATTACTCATCAATGAGTGAATAAGGTAATTCAATAATTGATAACTGTGAACTTTCATCTTCGGCAACACGTAGTTGAGCGCCATTTTCAGTATCATTAGGCAGTACAGCTGTAAGGAGTACTTTATCGCCATATTGGACGCACTCAATAATATTACCACCACGGCGGAAACCGTCTTCAAGGGCAATTTCTAATTGGGTATCAGTGCTGATAGTTTTGCTGGTGGTGCCAGACAAAATATACAGTGCACGTTTATTGCCACCGCGATATTTCATTCGAGCAATTGTTTCTTGGCCCATGTAACAGCCTTTGGTAAAGCTAATGCCATTAATAGCTTGCAGATTACACATTTGTGGCACGTACTGACCAGAATGAGCCGCATCGATGTTTGGATAGCCGGCTTTAATTTCTAATGCTTGCCATGTGCTGGCATCAAACAACGTTTGTTCAGACTGGCTGATAATGGTTTCTGCTGCCGCATTGTGAATAATGGCAATAAAACGCTCATCATCACGAATAATCACACCTTGATCTACAAGATTGAGCGCTTGTGATACATCACCAAAATGTTCGGTAACAAAGGCTTGGGCTGCTGTTCCTGCAATGCCGATGATTTGATAATCATTGCTGACATCCGCTAGCTCAGCTTTACTAAATACAGCGTATTTTTGTAACTGAGGTAAATCTAGGCTTAAGGTACTTTTTGGCAATAACATAAATAGGCTATCGCCTATTGCAAATGTACGGAAACTGGCAAGCATTTTACCTTTAGGATCACAATGTGCGCCCCATTTCCATTGGTCAGCAGTTAATGAACTGATGTCTGTGGTGACTTGGCCATGAATAAAGCTGCGGCCTTGCTCGCCGGTGATTTCAATTAATCCCATATGAGTCAAACTAGATAGCACTAATGCAGGAGACGTGGCGATGAAATCCCAATCTGGTTGGTTTACTGAAATGGTCATAACTATCCCTAACGTGAGAATAAGACGGTATAGTTTGGAGTGTAACGGATTAATAGAAAGCTCAACAGGGGGGAGCGGTTTTAAAACCAAGAAAAAAGCTACCTTGTGAACAAGATAGCTTTTTAAATAATATCATTAATTCGAATTAATTGTTTACTCAGCCAACTTAAAACAATACCCGCGCACGGATGGTGCCTTCAATGGATTTTAATTCAACTAATGCTTCTTCAGCTTGATCAGAATCGACTTCCATTACCACATAACCAATCTCTGCAGTGGTCTGTAGATATTGAGCGGCAATGTTAATGTGTTTCTCTGAAAATGCTTGGTTGATTTTGATCAACACACCAGGACGGTTTTGGTGAATGTGCAATAAGCGTGAGGTACCGCTATGTTGTGCTAAAGACACTTCTGGGAAATTAACGGCTGACAAAGTAGAACCATTGTCAGAGTATTTTACCAGCTTGCCTGCAACTTCAATCCCGATATTTTGTTGGGCTTCAGCTGTACTGCCACCAATATGTGGTGTGAGCAACACATTGTCTAAACCACGTAATGGTGTAATAAATTCATCATCATTCGATTTAGGTTCAACGGGGAACACATCAATCGCTGCACCTGCAAGATGTTCAGATTTTAGCGCTTGAGCTAAGTCTTCAATATCGACTACGGTACCGCGAGAGGCATTGATAAAAAAACTGCCTTGACGCATCTGAGCAAATTGAGCCTTAGCAAACATATCTTTAGTTTGCGGCGTTTCCGGCACATGCAGACTGACGACATCTGCTTGAGACAATAACTCGTCCATAGAATGAATTTGAGAAGCATTACCTAACGGTAATTTGTCTTCAATATCAAAGAAAATCACTCTCATGCCTAAGGTTTCAGCCAAAATACCCAGCTGAGTGCCAATATGACCATAACCGATCACACCTAATGTTTTACCACGCACTTCAACACTGCCATTTGCGCTTTTTAACCAACCGCCACGATGCGAGATAGCATTACGCTGTGGAATGCCACGCATTAGCATAATGATTTCACCAATAACCAATTCAGCAACACTTCGAGTATTAGAGAAGGGCGCGTTGAATACCGGAATACCCAATTTTTCAGCAGTAGCTAAATCGACTTGGTTGGTACCGATACAAAAACAGCCGATGGCAACCAGCTTTTCTGCATGATGTAGTACTTCTGCAGTAATTTGAGAACGGGAACGTAATCCAACAAAGTGAGCATCTTTAATTGATGCAAGTAAAGCATCTTCACCTAAAGAGGCTTTATGATATTCAATGTTGGTATAACCTGCTCGTTCTAGTACATCAACCGCAGTTTGGTGGACGCCTTCCAACAGCAGGATTTTGATCTTATCCTTGTCAAGCGAGTGTTTCGCCATGATATGGGTACCCTCTTATCATTAAATGATACTTATGCTAATACTAATGCATTAGCCAATAGTTATGATATAAATGCGGACTTGCGAAGCATTATCAAAGTAGCACTTTTTTAAGCGCTTGTGGAGGGCTAGATGGCTAAAGTTAATATTCTAAATTTAGAACAATATCACAAATGAGGGATTTATATTGAATAACAAGATGTTATGGTGCGTGGTTTATCTATTTGTGTTGATATGGTCGGTCAGTAATCCAAAGGATATGTTTACTTGGTGGTTGGAAGCTATTCCCGCATTAATCGCCTTACCAATATTGTTTTTTAGTCGTAAAAGCTTTCCTCTGACCACCTTAGCCTATGTACTTATTTTAGTGCATTGCTGTGTGCTATTTGTGGGCGCTCGGTACACCTATGCGGAAGTGCCATTGTTTGATTGGCTGGCACAAGTGATGGGCAGTGATAGAAATAATTACGATAAATTAGGGCATTTTGCCCAAGGTTTTGTACCTGTTATATTGGCTCGAGAAATTTTTATCCGTAAGCAAGTAATACAAATCGGTGCTTGGTGTCAGTTTTTATCGGTATGTTTTGTGTTGGCATTCTCTGCTTTTTATGAATTAGTTGAATGGTGGGTAGCCATTGCTACTGGCGAAAATGCTGAGGCGTTTTTGGGCACACAAGGGTATGTTTGGGATACTCAATCTGATATGTTTTTAGCATTGATTGGTGGGATTTGCGGGGTTTTATTGCTCTCATCATTACATAATAAGCAAATAGCGGCCAAAATGCTGATTAAACAAAGTTCCGTTTAATGTTAATGGTTGAACTTGTGTTATCACAAGTTCGGCTATTTTGTTGTTTGTATAGAATTGTTGTTTTTATAGATAATTGTTTGAGCGAGTAGAGAGTATGAGCTTATCAGTCTTAAGCTAGTGATAAAGTCTATTTAACGTCAGTCAAATTTACTATTAATACTTTAGACTGATAAAATAGTCATAACAACTAGCAAATTTTTACTATGCTTGCAGTATAAAATAGTTTTTATAATAAAAACTGTTATTGAGAAGTGATTTATCGCCATGTTCATTTATGCAGATATTGACTTCACGATATTAAGAGCATCATAAATATCCAAATAAAGCGCTCTAAATATAATAACAAAAAGTACATTATCTGCATTAGCTAATGCTTTAAAGCTAGAAACAAGTTTTTGCGTACGTAGTAGGTAACTTTAGGATGTGCTCAAGGTATGTTGGGCAAGAAAGTACTTTTCAGGGAGAAGAGTGATGAGTTCAAATATTGATGAATTGGTGTTCGTACACCAAATCGCTGCACCTTGCCATTTAGCTATTTTGGCTGAATCTATCGGATTAAAAACCCGAATCGTTAAACATGCCGCAGATCTTGAACTAGACAAAAAATCCAATAATTTTTATTTTGTCTCACAAAAAGGTGCAGCCCTAGATAATAAGGGTATTCCATTATTGGTATCGCGTTTAGTGGTACATGTCCCAGTTGCCTTATACCAAGTTGAACGTGGGTCACTTGACCAAGAATCAGCGCTGCTTTTAGGCGTGCGTGGTTTATTGTACAGTGATCAACGCATGGACTTAATGCTGACGGGTTTACGTAAAATGGTTTCCGACGAATTGTGGTATGACCGTCCTTTAATCAGTAAAATTTTTAGACGTTTGATTCAACAATTAGACACTAATATTGACATTTCCACCGATACCGTCGCTATTCTCCAAAAACTCACCACCAGAGAGCGTACTATTATTCAACTTGTTTCCAGTGGCGCACGCAATAAAGAAATTGCTCAACGTTTGTGTATTAGTGAACATACTGTGAAAGCCCATATTTCCTCTATTTTCCGTAAAACAGAGTCTCGTAATCGCGTAGAATTATTGCGATGGGCACAAACTTATCAAACTCATTGTGAATTAGTGAATTAGCATGTTGGATATTTTATCCAATAATGACATTAGGAGCTTAGGCTCCTTTTTTTAAGCGGTTAATCTAATCACAAGTGTTAATACCAATCTCATTAAATATCTGGTCAGTTCAGAGTCTCTCAGGTTTTTCAATTCAAGGCGCATTGATGTAGAAATGGTTGTTCCCTTTTAAATCGATGCAACACCGAAGTGGAATACCTGAGAGACTCCATTCTGGCGGGTTTCAAAGTCCTGTATGCTTCGTTAGATGTTTTCAAAATACGACTGCATGGTCTATTTTTTCCATAAAAAATACGACATTCCCACCCTCCATGGCGGTCAGATGCTGGAGGTAGAGTAACGCAGGAGCTTCTTACCGAGAATCACTATTCGCTTCAATCATCTGCTTTGCCTACAGCACTTTGAACTCCAGCTGAAATAGCACATATTTAATAGGATTGGTATAGCTTTTAAAAGCTTAAGCTAATTAGTACACTGAGATGACTAACTATAATAAAGATGGATATTAATAATGAGTATTTGGTTTAACACTGTCACTTTAGAAGATTGTGCTCGCTTAGATGCTGGGATGCACGGAAAGGGCACCTTAATGCAAACATTAGGGATTAAGATTACCGAAATTGGTGATGATTATATGGTTGCTACCATGCCTGCTAACCCAGCTGTACATAATCCACTAGGGATAGTTCACGGCGGTGCAAACGTCGCTTTAGCGGAAACCGTAGCCAGTTATGCCGCTAACTTTGTGGTCGACTTTAACCGTTACTATTGTGTAGGCCAAGAAATCAACGCCAATCATTTAAAAGCATCCCGAAATGGTGAGTTAACGGCAACGGCTAAACCCGTGCACTTAGGAAAACGCAGTTCGGTTTGGGAAATTTTGATCCGTAATAGTGCTGGTGAGTTATGTTGTATTTCACGTATGACTGCAGCAGTGATTGAGCGATAAACTATAATGGATACTAGAAATAAATAAGCCTTATAATCAACGATAGAGCAACGTTTTTACCTTGTTGATTTTGTACTATGTAAGGCGAAGTATTTATTTAGTCCGTTCGAATATGTCTATAGATACGTTAAGTAAAAAGTTATGTCTCCTATTAATTGGTTTTGCTTAGCGACGTTACTCGCTTGCATTGGATGTAGCATATCAATATAAGGAAAATCCATGGATAGTATCAACATCTGGGAATGGGTAGGGTATTTAGCCTCTGTGGTTGTAGCAATTTCGCTGATGATGTCCAACATAAAGAAACTACGCTGGTGGAACTTACTTGGTGCTGGGTTGTTTGTGGCTTATGGTTTGGCTATTGATGCTATTCCAGTGGCACTGGTTAACTTTTTTATTGTGTTAATTGATGCTTATTATTTGGTTAAGTTGTATCGCGATCCGCCCTCACCACCAGAGTAATTAATCCGTTTATTAAAAAAGCCAAAATGAAAATTTTGGTTTTTTTATTGTCTGCGTCTACTCGTAATCTGTTTTTCCAATTACTGATAAGATTCAGTATCGATTTTTAAGATTGTAGTTATCTATTTTAATCGTTTTTAATAATTGAACAGAGCTTCTATTATGTCTCCATCGAGTGATGAATTGAGTGAGGAAAATCATCATGGCAACAGTTTACGACTTAATTGAGCAGTGGTTAGAAGACCGCGCATAGGAGCAACAAATGAATCAAGGTAATTATTTAACCAGCCAAAATGGCGCCCCAGTAGCAGATGATCAAAATTCAATCTCGGCTGGTGAACGTGGTCCTCTGCTTTTACAAGATTGGCATTTAATTGAAAAGCTGGCTCACTTTAATCGTGAACGCATTCCTGAACGCGTGGTTCATGCTAAAGGAACTGGCGTATACGGTACATTTACACTAACTAAAGATTTAAGTGAATTTACCATAGCAGATCATTTTAATGGCGTAGGCAAACAAACAGAAACGTTTATACGCTTCTCTACGGTAGGGGGCGAAATGGGCTCCGCTGATGCAGAGCGTGACCCACGTGGTTTTGGATTACGTTTTTATACTGCTCGTGGTAACCATGATATTGTCGGTAATAACACGCCAACATTCTTTATCCGTGATGGTATTAAGTTTCCTGATTTTATTCATACTCAAAAACGTCACCCACAAACCAATGTGAAAGATCCGCAAGCGATGTGGGACTTTTGGTCGCTAAATCCTGAGTCGATGCATCAGGTGACTATTTTGATGTCTGACCGTGGTATACCGGCTAACTATAGACAAATGCACGGTTATGGTTCGCATACGTTCTCGTTCTGGAATGCCAAAGGCGAACGTTTTTGGGTTAAGTTCCACTTTAAGTCACAGCAAGGCGTAGTGAATTTAACTGGCGAACAAGCGGATATACTTAAAGGGATCGATCCTGACTCATCACAACGTGACATGGTAGCCGCTATTACTGATGCTAATTTCCCACGTTGGACTGTGAATGTACAAATTATGCCAGAAGCAGATGCCAATACTTACGCCATTAATCCGTTTGATTTGACCAAAGTATGGCCGCACAGTGATTATCCGTTGATTGAAGTGGGTGTACTTGAGTTAAATCGATTACCACAAAATTACTTTGCTGAAGTGGAGCAAGTCGCATTAGCCCCGAGTAACTTAGTGCCAGGAGTAGGGGCATCGCCAGACAAAATGTTGCAAGCTCGCTTGTTTTCTTATGCTGATGCGCAGCGTTATCGTATTGGAACTAATTATAATCAGTTACCAGTAAACTGCCCACATGCCGCGAAAGCTAATCATCATCAACGTGCGGGGGCAATGGCAGGAACACAGTGTCCTTACCAAGGTAGCCAAACTGGTGGTGATGCGAGTGTGAATTATGGTCCAAATACTCAGGCACCATTAACCGAAGTCGGTGATTTCGCCGAGCCGCCATTACGTTTAGAAGGTGAAGCTGCACGGTATAGTCGCTATAACCAAGATGATTATACTCAAGCGGGTAATCTTTATCGTATTTTTAGTGACGATGAGAAAAATCGTTTAGTAGAAACAATTGTGGGTTCGCTAAGTCAGACGACCCTAGATGTTCAACAAAAAATGGTTGATCACTTCACTAAAGCGGATGTTGATTACGGTCGACGTGTGAAGCAGGCGTTAGCCAAATAATAGTTGTTTTGCTAAAACATAACCGCCAGTTTATGCGTTAACGTTATAGATTGGGTTATTAAAAAAAACAGGAAGATAATCATTATCTTCCTGTTTTTATATCAATCATTTGTAGATGTAACAGCGTTTAATTTGCTAGTGCTTTAGCGTTTATATTTACCAATAAATCGGGGCTTTTAAGGCACTTTTACGTGAGTGTTCCATGGCAAATAATAGACTGGTTTCTTTGTTGTCTAACCAAGCCTCAATATTAAGTTGATGCTGCTCATCAAGAGTCTTTAATATTTTATACGCAGACAGTGTGCTAATCCCTAATGCTAAATCTTGCCAAGGAGCCCGAAAAGTCTCACGCTTTTTAGCTTGATACATTTCTCCATAAGCAAACCCCACTAAAATACTTTCATCCAGAGCTTCTGCCACATATTGGTAATCTACGCTGTTCATTTCAGATGTTATGGGCATTGACTTACCAATACGTTTCCAAGAGGCTTGTTGCAACTGGTTGGCAAATAGGCTCAATTCAGGATAATCATGCCATTGAAGTTGGCCATTTTCTGTGCGTAATAGTAAGTCTACTAAGGCTAATTGTAATTGGCCATACTCAGGTTGTTGCCATATGTCGCCTAGTTGAGTTGATATAGACATTGAGTTGATGTGGTTTTGTAGTTGTTGGCAAACGAGAGTCTTATTATTGATGTTGCCAAGCTGATTGCCGTCGTCTCGTAACAATAAACTACAACTTTGCAGTGGGCCAACGAATTGTAGTGCGTGCTCAAGTTTATCAAATAATGGGCTAATGTGTTGATTGAGTAATCCAAATTGATCTAGCGTCAGCCTAAGTAAGCGCACGCAACGACGTAATTTTCCCCATAGCATTGATTGTTGTTGTAAATCCGTTGCCGTTGTTAAGTTATTTTCTATTAATTGCCAACGCTCAAGAGCAGTTTCTAATATCGTGCTAAATGTTTGCGCTAAATTATTATCTTTAGACAGTGCGATATAATCAATATTTTCGATGCGGACGGGCTGTGACTTACCTGCCAGTTGATACCCACGCTGTGCTTTACTGGCTTTACCTAGGCGCAACGGTACAGACTTAGCCACTTCTGTAGCAAGTATTAACAACGCAGAAGTATCACCAGCAAGTAGTTCAAATTCGAGTTCGCATATAGGATCAACTCTATCCTGAGCAATGATTTCACCAACATCTAATGCAACTTCAATAAGACTATCGTTGATAAAAATATGCCAAGTTTGACGCTGAAAATTAGTTTCAAAAATACACGCTAACGATGTCGATACACTTTCCAGATCATTGCCTATTGGCCAAATTTCTTTAGGGAAAAGTGACAAGTTCGGTGTTTTATGATCAATACTGACATTATATTCTGGGCGTGAATGGATCCCGCCAACAACCCTACCTGCTGTTTTTATAGTCTGTTCGAGCTGATTATCGAATCCTCTTACTCTTAATCCCATATCCCAACGGCGCAGTTGTAAATCATCGGTATCGAAATATCCATTGGTGAGTTTCTTCTGACCTTGCGGGGTCGAATTAGGGTAGTTATTCAATACTTTTTTCAATAAATCATGATGTTGTGATTGAATGAATAGTTTTAACTCTATTTCTGCGTCCATTGACTTTATGTTTGCCTTGTCATTAAATATTCACTAATGCGTCATATTATCTTCACAATGTCACATTGCTGTAATAAAAATCTCTTAGGATAGCGTCGCTCGCATCATATATACTGAGCAACGATAACAGAGAAACTGTCGTGCGAAATTAAAAAACACAGTTTCATTATGTGGACGCTTGGGTTAACATGCGCCCGCTTTTTCCAAACTGGAATTAATTAAATAGGTAAACGGCAATGCCAGTAAACTCTATTTTAGGTGTGTTTGCAAAATCACCTCTTAAACCTTTAGAACAGCATATCGACAAAGTACATGAGTGCGCAGTACTTCTTGTTCCTTTTTTTGACGCAACCAATTCAGGCGACTG from Shewanella polaris includes:
- the ygfZ gene encoding tRNA-modifying protein YgfZ — translated: MTISVNQPDWDFIATSPALVLSSLTHMGLIEITGEQGRSFIHGQVTTDISSLTADQWKWGAHCDPKGKMLASFRTFAIGDSLFMLLPKSTLSLDLPQLQKYAVFSKAELADVSNDYQIIGIAGTAAQAFVTEHFGDVSQALNLVDQGVIIRDDERFIAIIHNAAAETIISQSEQTLFDASTWQALEIKAGYPNIDAAHSGQYVPQMCNLQAINGISFTKGCYMGQETIARMKYRGGNKRALYILSGTTSKTISTDTQLEIALEDGFRRGGNIIECVQYGDKVLLTAVLPNDTENGAQLRVAEDESSQLSIIELPYSLIDE
- the serA gene encoding phosphoglycerate dehydrogenase, whose translation is MAKHSLDKDKIKILLLEGVHQTAVDVLERAGYTNIEYHKASLGEDALLASIKDAHFVGLRSRSQITAEVLHHAEKLVAIGCFCIGTNQVDLATAEKLGIPVFNAPFSNTRSVAELVIGEIIMLMRGIPQRNAISHRGGWLKSANGSVEVRGKTLGVIGYGHIGTQLGILAETLGMRVIFFDIEDKLPLGNASQIHSMDELLSQADVVSLHVPETPQTKDMFAKAQFAQMRQGSFFINASRGTVVDIEDLAQALKSEHLAGAAIDVFPVEPKSNDDEFITPLRGLDNVLLTPHIGGSTAEAQQNIGIEVAGKLVKYSDNGSTLSAVNFPEVSLAQHSGTSRLLHIHQNRPGVLIKINQAFSEKHINIAAQYLQTTAEIGYVVMEVDSDQAEEALVELKSIEGTIRARVLF
- a CDS encoding DUF2238 domain-containing protein, giving the protein MNNKMLWCVVYLFVLIWSVSNPKDMFTWWLEAIPALIALPILFFSRKSFPLTTLAYVLILVHCCVLFVGARYTYAEVPLFDWLAQVMGSDRNNYDKLGHFAQGFVPVILAREIFIRKQVIQIGAWCQFLSVCFVLAFSAFYELVEWWVAIATGENAEAFLGTQGYVWDTQSDMFLALIGGICGVLLLSSLHNKQIAAKMLIKQSSV
- a CDS encoding helix-turn-helix transcriptional regulator yields the protein MSSNIDELVFVHQIAAPCHLAILAESIGLKTRIVKHAADLELDKKSNNFYFVSQKGAALDNKGIPLLVSRLVVHVPVALYQVERGSLDQESALLLGVRGLLYSDQRMDLMLTGLRKMVSDELWYDRPLISKIFRRLIQQLDTNIDISTDTVAILQKLTTRERTIIQLVSSGARNKEIAQRLCISEHTVKAHISSIFRKTESRNRVELLRWAQTYQTHCELVN
- a CDS encoding PaaI family thioesterase, producing the protein MSIWFNTVTLEDCARLDAGMHGKGTLMQTLGIKITEIGDDYMVATMPANPAVHNPLGIVHGGANVALAETVASYAANFVVDFNRYYCVGQEINANHLKASRNGELTATAKPVHLGKRSSVWEILIRNSAGELCCISRMTAAVIER
- a CDS encoding YgjV family protein, yielding MDSINIWEWVGYLASVVVAISLMMSNIKKLRWWNLLGAGLFVAYGLAIDAIPVALVNFFIVLIDAYYLVKLYRDPPSPPE
- the katB gene encoding catalase KatB is translated as MNQGNYLTSQNGAPVADDQNSISAGERGPLLLQDWHLIEKLAHFNRERIPERVVHAKGTGVYGTFTLTKDLSEFTIADHFNGVGKQTETFIRFSTVGGEMGSADAERDPRGFGLRFYTARGNHDIVGNNTPTFFIRDGIKFPDFIHTQKRHPQTNVKDPQAMWDFWSLNPESMHQVTILMSDRGIPANYRQMHGYGSHTFSFWNAKGERFWVKFHFKSQQGVVNLTGEQADILKGIDPDSSQRDMVAAITDANFPRWTVNVQIMPEADANTYAINPFDLTKVWPHSDYPLIEVGVLELNRLPQNYFAEVEQVALAPSNLVPGVGASPDKMLQARLFSYADAQRYRIGTNYNQLPVNCPHAAKANHHQRAGAMAGTQCPYQGSQTGGDASVNYGPNTQAPLTEVGDFAEPPLRLEGEAARYSRYNQDDYTQAGNLYRIFSDDEKNRLVETIVGSLSQTTLDVQQKMVDHFTKADVDYGRRVKQALAK
- a CDS encoding inorganic triphosphatase — its product is MDAEIELKLFIQSQHHDLLKKVLNNYPNSTPQGQKKLTNGYFDTDDLQLRRWDMGLRVRGFDNQLEQTIKTAGRVVGGIHSRPEYNVSIDHKTPNLSLFPKEIWPIGNDLESVSTSLACIFETNFQRQTWHIFINDSLIEVALDVGEIIAQDRVDPICELEFELLAGDTSALLILATEVAKSVPLRLGKASKAQRGYQLAGKSQPVRIENIDYIALSKDNNLAQTFSTILETALERWQLIENNLTTATDLQQQSMLWGKLRRCVRLLRLTLDQFGLLNQHISPLFDKLEHALQFVGPLQSCSLLLRDDGNQLGNINNKTLVCQQLQNHINSMSISTQLGDIWQQPEYGQLQLALVDLLLRTENGQLQWHDYPELSLFANQLQQASWKRIGKSMPITSEMNSVDYQYVAEALDESILVGFAYGEMYQAKKRETFRAPWQDLALGISTLSAYKILKTLDEQHQLNIEAWLDNKETSLLFAMEHSRKSALKAPIYW